A single window of Candidatus Bathyarchaeota archaeon DNA harbors:
- a CDS encoding thermosome subunit produces the protein MAYLAGQPILILKEGTSRKKGKDAQKANITAARIIAETVKTTLGPRGMDKMLVDSLG, from the coding sequence ATGGCGTATCTTGCTGGTCAACCGATCCTAATATTAAAGGAGGGTACCAGTAGAAAAAAAGGCAAAGATGCGCAAAAAGCAAATATAACTGCCGCTAGAATTATCGCTGAAACCGTGAAAACTACGCTTGGTCCTCGCGGTATGGATAAAATGCTTGTGGATAGCTTAGGT